The following proteins are co-located in the Brevibacillus laterosporus DSM 25 genome:
- a CDS encoding phBC6A51 family helix-turn-helix protein, whose protein sequence is MPNYSRSTTSYCNPNDGEQGRLTLDEISEQAKYSVSALYKWRLHNRDFIAYANELSADVFMSHLPHIMEKHLDMTIKGQGSMKGIELFYKFGGLLYDPRRSNR, encoded by the coding sequence ATGCCCAATTACTCGCGGTCAACAACTTCTTATTGCAATCCAAATGATGGCGAACAAGGTCGCTTGACTCTCGACGAGATTTCGGAGCAGGCGAAGTATTCAGTTAGTGCGCTTTATAAATGGCGTCTTCACAATCGTGACTTTATTGCGTACGCGAATGAACTATCGGCAGACGTGTTTATGTCACACCTTCCGCACATCATGGAGAAACATTTGGACATGACAATTAAAGGGCAAGGCTCGATGAAAGGAATTGAGCTGTTTTATAAATTCGGCGGACTCTTATACGATCCACGTCGATCAAATCGTTGA
- a CDS encoding YolD-like family protein, with the protein MRLVLPEQREWYLKYRRELSLVSKPDLDHDEIMAINYRLTESKRYNIELAVKYGARYPRTEASF; encoded by the coding sequence ATGCGACTTGTATTGCCGGAGCAACGCGAATGGTACCTTAAATACCGAAGAGAATTATCGTTAGTGTCAAAGCCTGACCTCGATCATGACGAAATCATGGCGATTAACTATAGACTAACGGAAAGTAAACGTTATAACATCGAATTAGCCGTCAAGTATGGCGCGAGGTATCCGAGAACGGAGGCGAGTTTCTGA
- a CDS encoding DUF2651 family protein produces the protein MSEFLLVLFYFPIAVGILTIIGTLIWKRFYVMPVGTFLFFTILTYTYFGDTFFMWSVVYAGLSLFVSLMTSWVYHVFLRNK, from the coding sequence GTGAGTGAGTTTTTGTTAGTCTTATTTTATTTTCCAATAGCAGTAGGGATTTTAACGATTATTGGTACGCTAATCTGGAAACGATTTTATGTCATGCCTGTTGGGACTTTCCTTTTCTTTACGATCTTAACCTATACTTATTTTGGTGATACATTTTTTATGTGGTCCGTTGTGTATGCTGGTCTATCCTTGTTTGTTTCTCTTATGACTTCTTGGGTGTATCATGTGTTTCTACGAAATAAATAA
- a CDS encoding lytic transglycosylase domain-containing protein: MDDLIVKIDSNQFVRNLASNGQWASGDVSQVAQIQELLDNQANSNGQDPLFSDVFDSELQKYQHVISKEQVLAELDGTKQQDNWNSSMNYSSTSPDLSFSRGESMTWSRQQIVDKIEQVSKRFGVNSDLVKEVVRAESNFNPVVTSHAGAKGLMQLMDDTARSVGVRNSYDPDQNLTGGTQYLGKLLDRYDGNVKVALAAYNAGSGRVRRAGIETDEDFDRLAANLPQETQRYVAKITTKLQAED, translated from the coding sequence ATGGATGATCTAATCGTGAAAATAGATAGTAATCAGTTCGTTAGGAACCTTGCATCTAATGGGCAATGGGCATCAGGTGATGTTAGTCAGGTAGCACAAATTCAAGAGCTATTGGATAATCAGGCGAATTCAAATGGACAAGATCCCTTGTTTTCGGATGTATTTGATAGTGAGTTGCAAAAATATCAACATGTAATCTCTAAAGAGCAGGTCCTAGCTGAGTTAGATGGGACGAAGCAGCAAGATAATTGGAATTCTTCAATGAACTATTCTTCAACCTCTCCTGACCTTTCCTTTAGTAGGGGCGAATCTATGACATGGAGCCGTCAGCAGATCGTGGATAAAATTGAGCAGGTGAGCAAACGTTTTGGCGTAAACTCTGACTTGGTCAAAGAGGTGGTACGAGCCGAGTCTAATTTTAATCCTGTTGTTACTTCTCATGCTGGAGCAAAAGGTCTCATGCAATTAATGGATGATACTGCTCGTAGTGTAGGGGTACGCAATTCTTATGATCCGGATCAAAATTTGACAGGCGGTACTCAATATCTGGGCAAATTACTCGACCGATATGATGGTAATGTAAAGGTTGCATTGGCTGCTTATAATGCAGGATCTGGTCGAGTCAGAAGGGCTGGAATTGAGACAGATGAAGATTTTGACCGTCTAGCAGCTAATCTTCCTCAAGAGACACAGCGTTATGTCGCCAAGATAACGACGAAATTGCAAGCGGAAGATTAG
- the mtrB gene encoding trp RNA-binding attenuation protein MtrB — protein MDQHQQRSNGNQDFFVIKAKENGVHVIGLTRGTDTRFHHTEKLDKGEVMLAQFTEHTSAIKVRGKAIIQTRHGVIDTEE, from the coding sequence ATGGACCAACATCAACAACGAAGCAATGGCAACCAAGACTTTTTTGTTATTAAAGCAAAAGAAAATGGAGTACATGTGATCGGATTGACCCGTGGTACAGATACACGTTTTCACCATACAGAAAAACTAGATAAGGGCGAAGTAATGTTAGCCCAATTTACGGAGCATACATCTGCTATTAAGGTACGTGGTAAGGCGATTATTCAAACCAGACATGGAGTTATTGATACAGAGGAATAA
- a CDS encoding PTS sugar transporter subunit IIA — MSFFEMVQTDHLFIFPDETRQDVILEIMAKSLWSKGFVHESYVNAVKDREKHYPTGLELADVHVAIPHTDACHVKQQTIALGVVKQGTKFHCMADASKTISVKLIIMLAIEKSEAHLEMLEEIMTFIQDASRLEALSQASTPVEFFSVIQPANSYNH; from the coding sequence ATGTCATTTTTTGAGATGGTGCAAACGGATCATTTGTTTATATTTCCAGATGAGACCCGTCAAGACGTTATCCTAGAAATCATGGCAAAATCGTTATGGAGTAAGGGCTTTGTGCATGAAAGTTATGTAAACGCTGTCAAGGATCGTGAAAAGCATTATCCCACTGGTTTAGAGTTGGCTGATGTACATGTGGCTATTCCACATACGGATGCGTGTCACGTTAAACAGCAAACCATTGCATTGGGTGTAGTGAAACAAGGTACAAAATTTCACTGTATGGCTGATGCAAGCAAAACGATTTCAGTCAAGCTTATTATCATGCTAGCGATTGAAAAAAGTGAGGCTCATTTGGAAATGTTGGAAGAGATTATGACGTTCATCCAGGATGCTTCACGCTTGGAGGCACTTAGTCAGGCTAGTACTCCGGTAGAATTTTTTTCAGTTATCCAGCCAGCTAACAGTTACAACCACTAA
- a CDS encoding PTS sugar transporter subunit IIB has product MAKKKVMVICGTGVATSTVVMQKLKTFFQEKGLEANLEQSKVSDVLNKGDQYDLIISTTAVPTNLQEKVINAVPLLTGIGKEKVFAEIEKRMNE; this is encoded by the coding sequence ATGGCAAAGAAAAAAGTTATGGTGATTTGTGGTACAGGGGTAGCAACTTCTACAGTGGTTATGCAGAAATTAAAAACGTTCTTCCAAGAAAAAGGATTAGAGGCTAATTTAGAGCAATCAAAAGTAAGCGATGTTTTAAATAAGGGTGATCAATACGACCTGATTATTTCCACTACAGCAGTACCAACTAATTTACAAGAAAAGGTGATTAACGCTGTTCCGTTGTTAACAGGAATCGGTAAAGAAAAAGTGTTTGCCGAAATTGAGAAACGGATGAACGAATAG
- a CDS encoding PTS galactitol transporter subunit IIC → MEYLQKIVNLGPTVVLPIIIFIFAILLKTKPGQAFRAGLTIGIGFVGVNLIIGLLSSSLGPAAQDMVKNLGVELTIIDVGWPASSAIAFGTTIGALAIPIGLGVNLAMLVFGLTKTLNVDVWNLWHIAFTGSLVTVMTDSVPMGLLTAIVHAIVLLVLADMSSKHVSEFYGYQGVTFPHGTSTAFYVIAMPLEKLFNMIPGLRSLKADPDSIQKRMGVLGESTVLGLILGIIIGLLAGWSVKDVLTLGVNTAAVMLLLPRMVAVLMEGLLPVSEAASEFVRSKFPDREVNIGMDSALAVGHPAAIASSLIMIPIVLALAVLLPGNKVLPFGDLATIPFIVCLMVPVFKGNVVRTVLGSTIALGLGLLLATYVSPLITTAATMAGFKFPEGAAAISSLVDGAVPTTALFVFGAKLGYVGIIGIGAIAIGTAIYLRRRDKRKMLQQREM, encoded by the coding sequence ATGGAGTACTTACAAAAGATTGTTAATTTAGGGCCAACTGTCGTATTGCCCATTATCATCTTCATTTTTGCGATTCTCTTAAAAACGAAGCCCGGACAGGCGTTCCGGGCTGGACTCACTATCGGGATTGGATTTGTTGGGGTCAATCTGATTATTGGATTACTTAGCAGTTCACTTGGTCCTGCAGCTCAAGATATGGTCAAAAATCTAGGAGTGGAGCTAACGATTATCGATGTAGGCTGGCCAGCTAGTTCAGCCATTGCGTTTGGTACAACGATAGGAGCTCTTGCTATCCCGATTGGTCTTGGGGTCAACCTAGCAATGCTAGTATTCGGACTCACTAAGACATTAAATGTAGACGTATGGAACCTATGGCATATCGCATTTACTGGATCATTGGTGACAGTTATGACCGATAGTGTACCGATGGGTTTATTGACAGCGATTGTTCATGCAATCGTATTACTTGTACTAGCGGACATGTCTTCTAAGCATGTGTCTGAATTTTATGGTTATCAAGGAGTTACATTCCCGCATGGTACTTCTACTGCTTTTTATGTGATCGCCATGCCGCTCGAAAAATTATTTAATATGATTCCAGGGTTGCGTAGCTTAAAAGCTGACCCAGATTCCATTCAAAAACGGATGGGCGTGTTGGGTGAATCAACCGTACTAGGTCTTATTCTAGGTATTATTATCGGTCTTTTAGCTGGGTGGAGTGTGAAGGATGTCTTAACCCTTGGGGTAAATACAGCTGCTGTTATGCTCCTGTTACCTCGAATGGTAGCTGTTCTTATGGAAGGATTATTACCAGTATCGGAAGCGGCTTCGGAATTTGTTCGCAGTAAGTTCCCAGATCGTGAAGTAAATATTGGGATGGACTCTGCGCTCGCAGTAGGACATCCAGCCGCTATAGCCTCATCGTTAATTATGATCCCTATTGTTTTGGCATTGGCAGTACTGCTTCCTGGTAACAAGGTGTTACCTTTCGGAGATTTAGCAACCATTCCGTTTATTGTCTGCTTAATGGTTCCTGTGTTTAAAGGAAACGTGGTACGTACTGTTCTCGGGTCAACGATCGCTCTGGGACTGGGCTTATTATTAGCCACTTACGTATCTCCGCTTATTACTACTGCGGCAACTATGGCAGGGTTCAAATTCCCTGAGGGGGCTGCGGCAATCTCTTCCTTAGTGGATGGTGCGGTTCCTACGACAGCATTATTCGTTTTTGGTGCTAAGCTGGGGTACGTCGGTATCATTGGGATTGGTGCTATTGCCATAGGTACAGCTATTTATTTGAGACGACGGGACAAAAGAAAGATGCTACAACAACGCGAGATGTGA
- a CDS encoding sigma 54-interacting transcriptional regulator, which translates to MKTQLLRIVQEEDPKNPLTDEEIAAKLGIRRDKCTLLRQQFHIPDSRKRRLPLLTAEMNRILKEHSQISDRKLTGELRKIGFEISKFTVMNLRKEQQENWLEMSLTTETLVSQNKEQSAQRRLRQFADLIESDGFLLPFVQQVKAVILYPYQKLPILFQGEKGTGKRAIAEAAFSFAKQEKQLTSEAIFIEIDIREIPEGPLFEQRIHDTLCSYKGVGGALYIREIQLLSLKSIEGVLKRVREMDSPIFVFASSTNTAGWDNTDFMHRLFPIQIHLPALASWPKESQLRFLEDMIQQQAQQAGCPIRMDKCGESKKLMNGYTANITQLRAEIRAFVCNELIDWLFETISTPQSDERTKQSSPTAVAPDSIYHWLQFCTNESTRGSA; encoded by the coding sequence ATGAAGACACAGCTACTGCGGATTGTACAGGAGGAAGATCCCAAAAATCCGCTGACTGACGAAGAGATTGCCGCAAAATTAGGAATTAGGAGAGATAAATGTACGTTATTGCGCCAACAGTTTCATATCCCTGATTCCCGTAAAAGACGGTTACCATTGCTGACAGCAGAAATGAACCGGATTCTAAAGGAGCATTCACAGATATCAGATCGCAAACTAACAGGAGAGCTACGCAAAATAGGGTTTGAAATATCAAAATTTACTGTGATGAATTTGCGGAAAGAACAGCAAGAAAATTGGCTAGAGATGTCTTTGACCACAGAAACACTTGTTTCTCAAAACAAGGAACAGTCAGCACAACGAAGACTACGGCAGTTTGCTGATTTGATCGAGAGTGATGGTTTCTTATTGCCATTTGTACAGCAGGTGAAGGCAGTCATTTTATACCCATATCAAAAGCTACCAATTTTATTTCAGGGAGAAAAGGGCACAGGTAAGCGAGCTATTGCAGAAGCAGCCTTTTCCTTTGCGAAACAAGAGAAACAACTTACATCAGAAGCTATCTTTATAGAGATAGATATACGAGAGATACCGGAAGGGCCGTTATTTGAGCAACGGATTCACGATACACTTTGTAGCTATAAAGGTGTAGGTGGTGCACTGTATATTCGGGAAATTCAGCTTTTATCCCTGAAGTCTATAGAAGGGGTGCTCAAGCGTGTACGAGAGATGGACTCACCCATATTCGTTTTCGCGTCAAGCACGAATACAGCAGGCTGGGATAATACTGACTTCATGCATCGCTTGTTTCCCATTCAGATCCACTTACCAGCCTTAGCATCATGGCCGAAAGAGTCACAGCTCCGTTTTCTTGAGGATATGATTCAACAGCAAGCACAACAAGCTGGTTGTCCGATTCGTATGGATAAATGCGGAGAAAGTAAAAAACTGATGAATGGGTATACGGCTAACATTACGCAGTTACGAGCAGAAATCCGCGCTTTTGTTTGCAATGAATTAATAGATTGGTTATTTGAAACCATTTCTACTCCGCAAAGTGATGAAAGAACGAAACAAAGCTCTCCGACGGCTGTAGCGCCTGACTCAATCTATCATTGGCTACAGTTTTGCACAAATGAATCAACAAGGGGTTCAGCCTGA
- a CDS encoding PTS sugar transporter subunit IIA, with protein MNQQGVQPELIRLQLQHECRERLRDDSGKRKSDAERARSLSIFVGEKVMQMVEQMLWIAERHLVLDHEKLLMALALHVKGMLERYQVTEPNQIYHGDRKSEATTTYLSMEWIVAEEMAEVIKSTWGISITKAETEMLARYVKHCTLIEKNSPTVGMVLVSYGSIAESMAEQLHSLFGQHHIQAVSLSVDDSEERFLSKVSSAIKRADHGMGVVVLADAGRMVGSEEIWREHVQVETLIFAPLSLPFAMEVMRRCLYAPKSLSHVAQEIVQWRMPVSPFLDEWKIAKPKALMLVCLTGEGAARQLGQIVSEHVGDRGGDLHYLFANTHTVRSSYTKWKEEYHILAVVGTIDPLVDGLPFISLQNLIEGSGFSFLDRLLMVGDWTGGQADSDQRTPLHMQDLFVTDLIFSDCNISNKKEAILFLAHKLVEKGYVKPEFVQKVWEREKLGTTSLAGGIAIPHAEPAQTIKPAVAIMQLAHPLEWGPGIQVDWVIMLAVNDTCQFAVEELMEALEEPANIQKITTRGGEEEKWNQ; from the coding sequence ATGAATCAACAAGGGGTTCAGCCTGAACTAATTCGACTCCAATTGCAACATGAATGCCGAGAACGATTGAGAGATGACAGTGGAAAACGTAAGTCAGATGCAGAGCGTGCTCGCAGTCTAAGTATTTTTGTCGGAGAAAAGGTCATGCAAATGGTAGAGCAAATGCTATGGATTGCAGAGAGGCACCTTGTGCTCGATCATGAAAAGCTATTAATGGCTCTTGCTTTGCATGTGAAAGGGATGTTAGAACGTTATCAGGTTACAGAGCCAAATCAGATTTATCATGGGGATCGAAAAAGCGAGGCAACTACTACTTACTTGTCAATGGAATGGATTGTTGCCGAAGAGATGGCAGAGGTAATAAAAAGCACTTGGGGAATTAGCATTACGAAGGCAGAAACAGAAATGCTGGCTCGATATGTGAAGCATTGCACCCTTATTGAAAAAAATTCACCAACTGTCGGTATGGTTTTGGTTTCATACGGTAGTATTGCTGAGAGTATGGCAGAACAACTACATTCTTTATTTGGGCAACATCATATTCAAGCAGTTAGTCTCTCTGTAGATGATTCGGAGGAGCGTTTTTTGTCTAAAGTTAGCTCTGCTATTAAACGGGCAGACCATGGTATGGGAGTTGTCGTCTTGGCAGATGCTGGACGGATGGTAGGTAGTGAAGAGATTTGGCGGGAACATGTTCAGGTAGAAACGTTAATATTTGCACCTCTGAGCTTGCCATTTGCTATGGAGGTTATGCGTCGCTGCTTGTACGCACCAAAGTCATTGTCTCATGTGGCACAGGAAATTGTTCAATGGCGTATGCCAGTTTCCCCTTTTTTAGATGAGTGGAAAATAGCCAAGCCCAAAGCATTGATGTTGGTTTGTTTGACTGGGGAAGGGGCAGCACGTCAACTCGGACAAATTGTGAGCGAGCATGTGGGAGATCGTGGTGGGGATCTACATTATTTGTTTGCAAATACTCATACGGTACGCTCCTCCTATACAAAGTGGAAAGAGGAATATCATATTTTAGCGGTTGTAGGCACGATTGATCCATTGGTAGATGGGCTACCCTTTATCTCCTTACAGAATTTAATTGAGGGAAGTGGATTTTCGTTTTTAGATCGCTTATTAATGGTGGGTGATTGGACGGGTGGACAAGCAGATAGTGATCAACGGACACCATTACACATGCAGGATTTATTTGTGACGGATCTTATTTTTTCAGATTGCAACATTTCTAATAAAAAAGAAGCAATTCTTTTTCTTGCTCACAAGCTAGTAGAAAAAGGCTACGTAAAACCCGAATTCGTACAGAAGGTGTGGGAACGCGAAAAGCTTGGGACAACATCACTCGCAGGTGGTATCGCGATCCCGCATGCAGAGCCTGCTCAGACTATCAAGCCTGCCGTTGCCATTATGCAATTGGCTCATCCTCTGGAGTGGGGACCGGGTATTCAGGTAGACTGGGTAATCATGTTGGCAGTTAATGATACATGCCAATTTGCTGTGGAAGAATTAATGGAAGCATTGGAAGAACCAGCGAATATCCAGAAGATTACAACCAGAGGTGGGGAGGAAGAGAAATGGAATCAATGA
- a CDS encoding thiamine pyrophosphate-dependent dehydrogenase E1 component subunit alpha has product MTTAWQLPEMITEQKLVELLHQMWVIRFFDEKVDEFFAKGLIHGTTHLCVGQEATAAGAIAVLQPEDKITSTHRGHGHCIAKGADVNKMMAELFGRETGYCKGKGGSMHIADVDKGNLGANGIVGGGIPIAVGAALTSQMRKLGYVTISFFGDGASNEGSFHESVNMASIWKLPVIFFCENNQYGMSGPVTEMVNIEHIAERSKAYGIPGVVVDGNDLFAVMNAVAEAAERARRGEGPTLIEAKTYRYKGHSKSDAKKYRTREEEMDWRKNRDCIKKLQEVLIEKGLLTQEQAKEIEQQAKKEIEEAVVFAEESPMPSLETLEEDVYA; this is encoded by the coding sequence ATGACTACTGCTTGGCAATTGCCTGAGATGATTACGGAGCAAAAGTTGGTTGAATTACTACATCAAATGTGGGTGATCCGCTTTTTTGATGAGAAGGTGGATGAATTTTTTGCAAAAGGGTTAATTCACGGAACTACCCATCTATGTGTTGGACAAGAAGCAACAGCGGCAGGTGCAATCGCTGTGCTTCAACCAGAGGATAAAATTACAAGTACGCACCGCGGTCATGGACACTGCATTGCCAAAGGTGCTGATGTTAATAAAATGATGGCTGAATTATTTGGACGTGAAACGGGATATTGCAAAGGAAAAGGCGGATCGATGCATATCGCGGATGTAGATAAAGGGAATTTGGGAGCGAATGGTATTGTCGGTGGTGGTATTCCTATTGCAGTTGGAGCGGCGCTTACCTCACAAATGAGGAAGTTAGGCTATGTTACAATCAGCTTTTTTGGCGATGGAGCGAGTAATGAAGGTAGCTTTCATGAGTCAGTTAATATGGCTTCCATTTGGAAATTACCCGTTATCTTCTTCTGTGAAAATAATCAATATGGAATGTCTGGTCCTGTAACGGAGATGGTGAATATCGAACATATTGCGGAACGGTCAAAAGCATATGGTATTCCTGGAGTCGTAGTAGATGGAAATGATCTTTTCGCAGTCATGAATGCTGTAGCTGAAGCGGCAGAACGAGCTCGGCGTGGCGAAGGGCCTACTTTAATTGAAGCCAAAACATATCGATACAAAGGTCATTCAAAGAGCGATGCGAAAAAATATCGGACACGCGAAGAAGAGATGGATTGGAGAAAAAATCGCGATTGTATTAAGAAATTACAAGAAGTATTGATAGAGAAAGGCTTACTTACACAAGAACAAGCGAAAGAAATCGAACAACAGGCAAAGAAAGAGATAGAAGAAGCAGTGGTGTTTGCTGAAGAAAGCCCAATGCCTTCACTAGAAACGTTGGAAGAAGATGTCTACGCATAA
- a CDS encoding alpha-ketoacid dehydrogenase subunit beta: protein MREITYLEAVREAMSQEMRVNPDVFLMGEDIGVYGGAFGVSRGMIEEFGPERIRNTPISEAAIAGAAVGAAMTGMRPIMELQFSDFVTIAMDQLVNQAAKNRYMFGGKGKVPMVVRTPSGSGTGAAAQHTQSLEAWMAHIPGLKVVQPSTAYDVKGLLKAAIDDNNPVIFYEHKLLYKISGDVPEESYSIPLGVADVKREGTDVTIVATAIMVHKALEAAAELEKEGISVEVIDPRTLVPLDTDTIIRSVKKTGKLIVVHEAVKFGGFGGEIASMIAESEAFDYLDAPIRRLGGKWIPMPYNPVLEKAAIPQVPDIIQAVKDTVAHR, encoded by the coding sequence ATGAGAGAGATTACGTATTTGGAAGCAGTCCGCGAAGCGATGAGTCAGGAGATGCGTGTCAATCCAGATGTTTTTTTGATGGGGGAAGACATCGGAGTATATGGGGGAGCGTTTGGGGTGTCGCGTGGGATGATTGAAGAATTTGGGCCAGAGCGAATTCGCAACACTCCGATTTCCGAAGCAGCGATTGCAGGAGCAGCTGTTGGAGCAGCTATGACTGGCATGCGACCAATCATGGAACTGCAATTCTCTGATTTTGTAACCATTGCAATGGATCAGCTGGTTAATCAGGCAGCGAAAAATCGCTACATGTTTGGTGGTAAGGGGAAGGTGCCAATGGTCGTACGTACACCATCTGGTTCGGGAACGGGTGCCGCGGCACAGCATACGCAAAGTCTAGAAGCATGGATGGCCCACATTCCAGGGTTAAAAGTTGTCCAGCCCTCAACTGCTTATGATGTAAAGGGTTTATTAAAAGCAGCAATTGATGATAATAACCCGGTTATTTTTTATGAACACAAGCTTCTATATAAAATATCGGGGGATGTACCAGAAGAATCGTACAGTATTCCACTTGGTGTGGCTGATGTGAAACGAGAAGGAACGGACGTAACAATCGTAGCCACTGCCATTATGGTACACAAAGCGTTAGAAGCCGCCGCAGAATTAGAGAAGGAAGGCATCTCTGTTGAAGTCATCGATCCACGTACATTAGTACCTTTGGATACCGACACCATTATTCGATCAGTGAAGAAAACAGGGAAGCTGATTGTGGTGCATGAAGCAGTTAAGTTTGGCGGATTCGGAGGAGAGATTGCAAGTATGATCGCAGAGAGTGAAGCATTTGACTATTTAGATGCTCCTATCAGACGTCTGGGTGGTAAATGGATACCTATGCCTTATAATCCAGTTCTAGAAAAAGCGGCAATCCCGCAAGTGCCTGATATTATACAAGCAGTAAAAGACACAGTGGCACATCGTTAG
- a CDS encoding 2-oxo acid dehydrogenase subunit E2: MATGIFMPKLSMTMETGTILQWFKKEGDLVEEGDLLLEVMTDKINIEVEAYATGRLLKIYDDVNAVVPVQKIIGYIGEQGEKVPETPPAIEGEETPSGVSKAGDETVARVDDFDSGEEADKVRATPAARRLSRENDVALHEIEGRGANGRIHAEDVEAHVKENQGRRATPLAKKIASNSGVQLDTIQGSGANGKITKNDVLKATPTGLQTTINHGETNGTQTTVEPTRVKLEGMRKVISERMVKSVTTAPHVTLVTEVDMSNAIKLRKSLLPLIESQTGYRLSYTEIIMKAVAMALRQHPNMNASIEGDYIVYKQEVNTGLAVSVPNGLMVPVVKHADQKGLATLTAECKELGRLARESRLMPDQMQGGSFTISNLGMYDIDAFTPIINQPEIAILGVGRITEKAVGINGELKLRPLMTLSLSFDHRIVDGAPAAEFLQSIKRSLEEPYQLLV, translated from the coding sequence ATGGCAACGGGAATCTTCATGCCTAAACTTAGTATGACAATGGAGACGGGAACCATTTTGCAATGGTTTAAAAAAGAGGGAGATCTGGTAGAAGAGGGTGATCTGCTACTAGAGGTAATGACAGACAAAATTAACATTGAAGTAGAGGCTTATGCAACGGGTAGGTTATTAAAAATTTATGATGATGTGAACGCGGTTGTACCTGTACAAAAAATCATCGGCTATATTGGAGAACAGGGAGAAAAAGTCCCAGAGACACCACCAGCTATAGAGGGAGAAGAAACTCCTTCTGGTGTAAGTAAAGCTGGCGACGAGACCGTAGCTAGAGTAGATGATTTCGACTCTGGAGAGGAAGCGGATAAAGTGCGTGCTACACCGGCAGCTCGACGCCTATCCAGAGAAAACGATGTCGCCCTACACGAGATTGAAGGTCGTGGGGCAAATGGCCGCATTCATGCAGAAGATGTAGAAGCACATGTTAAAGAAAATCAAGGTCGAAGGGCAACTCCTCTCGCGAAAAAAATTGCATCGAACTCAGGTGTTCAACTAGACACGATTCAGGGATCGGGAGCAAATGGGAAAATTACTAAAAATGATGTCCTAAAAGCAACGCCTACTGGTTTACAAACAACTATAAACCATGGTGAAACAAACGGTACACAAACAACCGTCGAGCCAACACGTGTAAAATTGGAGGGCATGCGTAAAGTTATCTCTGAACGAATGGTCAAAAGTGTTACCACAGCTCCACATGTCACACTAGTAACAGAAGTAGATATGAGTAATGCAATCAAACTTCGTAAAAGCTTACTCCCGTTGATTGAGAGTCAGACGGGATATCGGTTGTCTTATACAGAGATCATTATGAAAGCGGTTGCGATGGCATTACGGCAACATCCAAACATGAACGCTTCCATTGAAGGTGACTATATTGTCTATAAACAGGAAGTGAACACCGGTCTTGCTGTTTCAGTACCAAACGGTCTGATGGTGCCAGTTGTCAAACATGCAGATCAGAAAGGCTTGGCGACATTAACAGCAGAGTGTAAAGAGCTAGGACGATTAGCTAGAGAAAGCAGATTGATGCCTGATCAGATGCAGGGTGGGTCATTTACGATTAGCAACCTTGGAATGTACGACATTGATGCCTTTACACCGATCATTAATCAGCCAGAGATCGCCATTTTGGGGGTTGGCCGTATTACTGAGAAAGCAGTTGGTATTAATGGGGAGCTGAAACTTCGTCCGTTGATGACTTTGAGCCTCTCTTTTGACCATCGAATCGTGGATGGAGCACCAGCAGCGGAATTCCTACAAAGCATAAAACGTTCTCTTGAAGAACCATATCAGCTACTAGTCTAG